CCGAAATCGGAGATCAATTAGCAGAAGCACCAAGCCATGTGTTTCTCCAAGCTGGCGTTGGTGGACTAGCCAGCGCTGCGGCAGCTATGTGCCGCTACTTATGGCAAGATACACCGGAAATCATTGTGGTAGAACCATCTGAAGCGCCCTGCCTCATCGAAAGCATAGAGGCAGGAAAACCTGTCAAGACCAGCGGCCTGGTATCCAACATGGGTCGACTAGATTGTAAGGAGCCCTCTCACCTCGCGCTTCGATATCTTTCAAAAGAAGCCGATTACTTTATGACAATTGACGACGAAATGGCCCAGTCAACTTGCCAATGGCTTAAAGAATTTGGACTTGCCTCCACACCGTCAGGTATCGCCGGAATAGCTGGCTTAAAAACAGTAAAAGAGCACGATGCACTGAAAAGCCTCACTGGCAGCTCCACCGTCCTGACATTTATGTCTGAAGAGGCAACTGGCGATGATTGAAGAGTTTAGTGGGGATTTTCCGGTTTCTGAATTTGAAGCTCGGCTCAATAAAGCTCATGTCATGATGCATAAGCTCAACATTGACCTTCTCTTTTTCACAAGCGAGCCAGAAATGAGGTATTTCACTGGTTTTCGCACCTTATTTTGGCAAAGCCCTACCCGCCCTTGGTTTCTCATAATCCCAAAAAATAAAAAGCCAATTGCCGTAGTTCCTGAAATTGGCAGTGCCCTCATGCATGAAACATGGTTAGATGACATTCAAACCTGGTCTTCACCTCATGCCACAGATGATGGTGTGTCTCTTCTAACTTCTATCCTCAAACCTTTCTCAAGGGTTGGTATGCTTATGGGCCGGGAAAGCTCACTTCGTATGCCACTCAAGGACTTTCAATCTTTACAGCAAAATTTGCCACACATCTCTTTTGTAAATGTCTCAGCTGAAGTTCAACATTTACGTATGGTCAAATCGCCAGCGGAAATTCAGTTCATTGAGCAAATTTGCAGCATTGCATCCACGAGCTTTGAAAACGCCGCCAACCTGTTTCAGGTAGGAATGCCGTTAGATGAAGTGTTTCGCACCTTTAAAAAGGACCTACTGACCAACGGGGCTGATGACGTTCCCTACCTAGTGGGAGGAGCCGGCGATGGTGGCTATGCCGATGTGATATCACCACCGAGCAGCACCCCACTTAAAGAAGGAGATATTCTGATGCTCGACACGGGTGCTACCTTTAAAGGCTATTTCTGTGACTTTGATCGAAACTATGCTTTTGGGCGGGCCTGCGATCACGTGAAGCATGCATATAAAATCCTCTTGAACGCGACGATGGCAGCTTTTGAGGTTGCCCGGCCCGGCACTCGTTGCAAAGACTTACACGCAACGATGCAGCAAGTTATCGGCCAAAGCACCGGCGATGTTGGTCGCTATGGACATGGTCTTGGAATGCAATTAACGGAAGCCCCCTCCCTTATTGATTTTGATGACACGGTTCTTGAAGAAAACATGGTCATAACACTAGAGCCTAGCTTGTCTTTGGGAGATGGCAAAATCATGGTTCACGAGGAAAACATTCTTATTCAGGATGGTGCACCAAGATTTTTGTCCAGACTTGCACCTGAGGAATTACCTATCCTTGGATAATTGCGATCGGAAACCCATATCATGAAACTCTCATACGATCTT
This genomic stretch from Sneathiella limimaris harbors:
- a CDS encoding M24 family metallopeptidase gives rise to the protein MIEEFSGDFPVSEFEARLNKAHVMMHKLNIDLLFFTSEPEMRYFTGFRTLFWQSPTRPWFLIIPKNKKPIAVVPEIGSALMHETWLDDIQTWSSPHATDDGVSLLTSILKPFSRVGMLMGRESSLRMPLKDFQSLQQNLPHISFVNVSAEVQHLRMVKSPAEIQFIEQICSIASTSFENAANLFQVGMPLDEVFRTFKKDLLTNGADDVPYLVGGAGDGGYADVISPPSSTPLKEGDILMLDTGATFKGYFCDFDRNYAFGRACDHVKHAYKILLNATMAAFEVARPGTRCKDLHATMQQVIGQSTGDVGRYGHGLGMQLTEAPSLIDFDDTVLEENMVITLEPSLSLGDGKIMVHEENILIQDGAPRFLSRLAPEELPILG